The genomic region agagTCTTTAAACAccttatcaaagtttggtttctccaccataattacctatgcattatttagttcactccgaacattttagttttaaagtttggaaacttttgttgtttgcctatgttttaaatttgaatttgaatcgggttcgaatcaacgtgagtttaatcactgtaatggaggtgacgtggcatccttagcttgggattactgtagtctaattatccgggcgtcacagttctCACCCAATCGGGGACCCTCCTCACTCCTATGCCAAACGCAACCACCCACACGACGCCACGCGCGGCCACGCACGCAAAATCTCGCAAATGCCCTGGGGGGGTGGCAAAACTACTGGCGGTGGCACGATATTTGGATCGCAAAAGACTTACATAGGGCGCCTCCTAGCCACAGCCACCGACAGGCGCGGCCCACACACGAGGGGTCCCACAAGTCAGCGTGTCCCGGTCGAATGGACGGAGCGAGCGACACCGCGAGCCAGACGAGATCAACTATGCTATAGGGGGACCGGATTCGATCGGACGGACGAGGTCTTCCAGCGGCTTGATCCGACGGCCGGAACTCCATCAAGCAAACGAATCAAACGGCCAGGAAGACCAAATCGCTGAGGAGCCGGGGTTTTCGATCGTAGTCGTTTTTCTGGATGGTCACAGGGTCCTTGTTGTGAGTTTTGTTGACGTGAACcaagtgcccccctcccccatgggGGTTTTCGGGGCCCGGGGCCAAACAAAAACTCCGGGCCCTTTAATATAACAAAAATAATCACTATTACTAATAAATTTGTTATGCATTCAAACTAAATATTTATATCAGATAACTTGTATGTATTACCTTAACAATTTCTTCTAATACTCGATGCAAAGTCTCCTATGATGGGGTTGATGTTAGTCTCATCATTGATTCATTTCTGAAGTACTAGTATTACTCCTGAAAATTTTGTAAATAGTTTCTCTCTGTAATTCTATCACACTTAGTGGCGAAACTAGAAACATAACATGACTGACTTATAGCATGCAAAAAATTCTCTAATTGCAACAAAAAATGCTATAGTGTAAATTATATATTTGGCACTAACATACTTATTAATTAATCTACTAGAGAACCAAAAATAGCCAAGGTTGAAGGTATGAAGCAAATTCATAAATAAATAGCATACCTGGATAAAGTTAAGTTCTCTCAATGGTTTTGGTGACTTGAATAAAAATGATGTTCTCTTCATTCTTTGTAAAGATGACTCCCTTAAGGTCAtttccaatgcattggtgcttataAATGAGATGCTAAGTGCAGTAAAAACCTTAGCAACTAgtctccccaatgcataggtgcttggCTTTTGTAGCTAAGTTTTTTttcattgaattgtttaacaattaaattCCTCCATGCATTGGTTGGCAGTCAttttgcataggtccacgcgcttagcaccgtctTCTTCCGGGTCACCATAATGTTATCTCTTCTCTTTAATTGATTTGTCTCATCACTTTTTTGCCTCTGTGGCGCCCTTAGCACCTATACATcgtggagcactgggaagggcctaaTGCAGCCAGGGGAATCTTTGGCATAATTACCTACCATCCTAGATATGATTGAATCATTACAACACTAGTCATCTTGGTACATATGCATTCATCAGAGGGTATGAAAATTAGAGAACAACAAACCTCTTCCGGTGAGATGGTGGCAGGATCGACGGAAGCATGTGGAACGCATATTGAAGGAATTCAGACGGGGTCGTATACTCGTGTGATTGCAGCGGATAGATGACCTTCACTATGCAGGGGCACCATGAGAGATCGTTGGCGGCGGACGATGGGGACCTCAGATTAGGGCTTTTGGAAAATAGGGACTGAGGAGATTAGACGACCATTTTATTGACATCAAGGAGATTAGACGACCTACTTCTCTGATGCCCTCCTTTCCCTACTACGTACAACTATGAGCGGAATACGCAACGATAAAGATACGATCTCGGTCGTGCGCTCATGCGTCTAACTCTCAGCAGATCGATCAATGGGTTATGCCCTTGCCTGTACGATCCTAGCACCATGCTCGAGAAGTTCATGGGCTGGCCTGCGTACTTGTGCGGGAGGGGGCCCCTCGATGTTGGGGGACCCGGGGTGGCCGccctcctgccccccccccccctcacccaCGCGCATGTCTTGCATCAAGGATATATGTTTTTGCATATGCTATTCGTTTCTGCCATCAACCCCTTTCACAAGAGAGTTAAGGTGGGATATCTGGTGTCCTAAAACCCTATCAAGGGGCGTTTGGCTTGTTGCAAGATCTACATGTTTGCCGATGACACTAACATTCGTGTGAATCTTGTGGAAGAAGAGCTACATGCAGTCGTCGCGATTATAGTTGCTTTGGCAAGGCTGGTGGCTTGATCACCACTTTGTTCAAGATGTGTCCCTGATCTGTTGCAATgatattgaccttccaaacattcTTCCATCTTTCCCATCTACAATACATGCAACAATGTTGCCCAAAAGAGATAGTAAGAAGCATTTGGCCCATAAGCAGGGCAAGCCCGTTAATCCAACAGTACCGAGCCCATTTCACACCATCCCTTTGTTGTTTATAGCTTCACCCATGGGAAAAGTTGTTCCTGCATATGTAAGTTGTGAATTCAGTGACGAAACTATTGTGTACGGTTGAACGGTTATCTCCATATGTTTGCATGTGTGCCACAAGGATATAATCGCGAAGCAACATGCAATTAGAGGTTGCTTTTATGACTTTGGGCCAGGAGCCTTCCAAATCTTAATGTCCTGAAATGGGGGTAGCTTATGTGGAATTGTGCGCAATATGCAAAGCTTGGAAAGTACACCCAAGCACAACCCAACTCCAGTAATTTGGGTCATACCAAAAAGGACCGAGAGGCATTTCAAGCGAAAAAGGCCCAAAGGTTGATGAATTCCATGAGTTGTGTAGGTTCTGTGGTCAATTCTAGTGATAGATCTGATCAAAATTAAGTCCCTTTGGGATGAAGGGAAAGCAAAAGAATTTTGGACAAGATTATTGCACGAGGTTTTTCTTTGATTATTTGGAATAAATGAATGGCTACCCAAGATTCATGTGGAGTTCCAATGGATGGCTGCTTCAGATGGATTTTGGAGGAAACCAAACATGAGGTAACAAAGTCatgcgtcccccccccccccccccccccccgggcaatTTATGTGTTTTTTGTGACATCTAAAATACTCTTTTGAATTTTCATATGGTTTACATTCCCATAGGGACTATGGATCACAAGGATAAATGACACCTTAATTCCATGTGATTTTTATGTGTCTCACCGCTTGTTTTTCAGCTGTTCTGTTGCTAAAGTGATTTGGCGTATGGTAGGGTCCGTTTTTGGCACTGAGGTATGCCCTAACAATATCTGGTAATTTTACTCGTGGTGCTACTCTTTTTGGTCGGAAGGAGAACAATTTCACACAACTTTTTCTATACGCATGAGTGTGTTTATATATCATATAGTACTCGCTCCGTCCTGAAATATTTGTCGAAGAAATAGATAAAAttagatgtatctataactaaaatacgtctagattcattcatttttttgacaagtatttccggacggagagagtattAAAGAAGAGAGTGGGGAGAAGAgtccccctcccccccacccccacTTCGCAGCATTACATTGTTACATGCAAACACTGGTCCACCAACAATTTTATACGATTGGTTTAGCTGCGATCCATGAGCTATGTGGATTGCCCGAAACAAAGCTACCTTTGAAAAAAAACTGATCCGAACTGTTAGCCTAGAGCACGCAATCAGATTGAGTTAATCAGTTAATGGATCAGTGACACATTTCATCACTCATGGAATGGGATTAGAAGCCTGGCTAAAAAAAACTATGATTTTTATGTTCCTGCCATTTTTTGTATCTTCGTTACAAAGCTCTTTTGTAGAATAAATCCGTCTAAAAAATGCTCTACTAACAAATCATACGTACTACTTCAGTAAACTACGGATTATGTAGCGTAGACTTCAAGGTTTTACTACATGAAAACCGGAAACGATAGCTGAAAAGAAATGCACCTGCTGACCTGCATGCTGCATCAACAAGTTCCAACACACGCTGCACCGCCCACGACTACCCGCCAATGCAAGCCGGCCATGCCAAGCTCATCATCCCGCTCATGCATGCAGATCTGAACTTGATCCtaggcaaaacaaaaacaaaaacaaaaggaaaacacGTAACGGCCGATCGACGCATTGCTTTCGCCTTTTCCGCACTATAAACCGGGCCAAAGTCTCACGTAATAAGCATTGCTCGCATCGGTGCAGCCTCCTCAGTCCTCACTCGTCCGATAGCAACATAGAAGATGAggtcgctgccgctgccgctgccgctgctcggAGCGGTCCTCATCGTGGCCGCCACGCtgccggagggggcggcggccaagtggacGGCGGTGAACCCGAACGTGGTGGTGGTCCAGCAGGTGGGGCGGTTCGCGGTGATCGTGTACGACCTGGCGCACAGCGCGGGCCTGACGTACGTGGGGGTGGCGCGCGGCGAGACGGAGGAGGCGGTGGGCGGCGGCACCATCTACcgcctggtggtggcggcggcgaaggCCGACGGGAGCAGGGCGCAGTACGAGTGCCTGGTGTGGGGCGTGCCGGGGTCCAGCCTCAGCACCTGGAAGCTCCGCAGGTTCAGGAAGATCGCAATAGCATAGCCGACAGGGCAAGTATCAACCGTACTGGTACTTTGTTGGTTCACAAGTATGCTTTGCAAGTTTGTTTCTGTCGTCCTTTCTTTCGAGTGCCAGTGTATTTTTTTTAGAGGGAGTGCCAGCGTAAGTGGCCGTGCAATAAGGTTTCTCCCCAGCATAATGTGATTGCCATATGTTTTTTAACGTGTCATATATGCCTGAATCGAATAAACGATTTCACGCGCGTTTATCTCTTTTCTTTCCGGGGAGTTTAACTATTATTTACACTGCCTTATTTTTAAAGAAAATATCTGACTTACATTAAAGAAATAAATTATAtcaaaaatacaataaagtgaatcACAAACAGACAAGAAAACCTCCATTCTCCATATGTCACTATTATGAACACACAAAGCTAACATAAGAAAAAACTTATATTACACTTCAATGTTGATTAGTGGTTCCCCTTCTCTAAGTGCCGAATTGGCTACTAATTGGAACCAGTGAAGACACGGGCGAGAAAAATAAAGCTTTTATCTGGCTTTTGCGTTGTTGCGAAGAATAGGACACAAATCATGCATGAGGCAGGATCCAATGGCGACAAATGTGGCTCGTAATGCTGGTTCTTAGGGagacgtgcacgaagacttcccggtTATTATCGACAAGGTTAGGCCGGCTTCGGTATGAGAGCGGCAACAACGGCGTGTAGCAGCTCGTCCTAGCGGCGGTAATGGTTGTTCGGTTGTCCATGGACcttgatataatttttattatgtttggggTGCTTTGTACTTTCGATGAATCTATAATAGATTTGATATTTTCATAAAAAAATCATGCACGAGGCAAATGGGCATGGCCACTCTGTTTTAGTCAATTTTGATGTCTTTTTGTTGGTTTCTTCTAGTTTTCAATAAGTGTTTTCGATTTATTCTGGTGTTGGTTTCTAGTTTTTTCCTTCCATTTTATAAACATTTTGAAAATTCATTTTATCCTTTTTTTATATTTTACCTTTTTATACAAAATTACGTAAAACCATTTTTAATACTTGCTCAGCATTTTATTTCATACTACTATGCATGAATTCTTTTTAGAATATCCACAAAAATGTTCCGAAATTAAATAATTTAATGCATTTTATTATTATATGAATATTTTATAATACAAAATGAACATTTTATTTAATatgtatatttatttatttatttcaaaacaTGAGTTTATAAAAATATTTAAACCTTTTTAATAACGTATACTTTATAAACATGTGATAATTTTTTATTTCATACATGAACATTTGTATTTACATATGCAGACATGTTTCCTTTTCCGCAAgaagttttctatttttttaattttttataatATTATTTAAATGTcctatttttacaaatatatgatTTAATTAAAATGTTTTCTAACAATATTTTTTGTATATCCATTAACATAAAATATGATAGAATCCTGAATGTGCCGCTACGTAATACGCTAGGACAGAATTTGCATGGTATTTTCCGCTTAAGCTGCATAATAGGAGCTCGCTCGGATCTGGAGCTCTCTAGGAGTACGTTCGGCCCTGATTGTCTCAAAGGGGCCAATTGATCATTGCCCCACCTTTGCTCTAACTGGGCCAAAATACGCCACCTTACAAACAGGAAAAAGATGGGTTGTGTGTGTGTGCTCTCTTGTGTTTTTGGCTAGGGGTCATTATGTCATTTCCATCTCTAATTACAGTTGTTAATTAAAAACAGATGTTTATTGCAATGTGGAGCATTTTATCTAGAGGCAGAGGCATTTTAGCAAATGCAACGGTCCTGCAGCCTTAACCGTCTGGACCGTGACAGTGACCAACTGCGGCCTCCCGGGTCCATGATGCTTAGAATTGGTTGAAAGTTGCACAATCAACTACTATGAATATACCTGATTTTCTGTAGTGTTTTCATATTTTTATAGGCATGTTTTGAATTTTTGGGGCATTCGTACAAGATTGCATGGGCTACTAACATTTTGCTTTTTGTTTTGGGTATTTTGGTCTTTTCCACCCTCTTATTTTGTCATACGATAAAGATACATCATCAAGTCAACTGTGGGGCATTTTATGTAGAGGCAAAGCAAGGATGAGGCATTCTATCAATTGCAATGTATAACATGGGCATATTGGTCGGGGCAGGGTAAAGGTGGGGCTAATGATCAATTGGCCCCATGTCAAAGGGTATAGTGTGCGGTACTCTCCTAGAGAAGATGAAAAACATGTGTTGATTGGGATTTAGCCAAAGTTTTTACTCTCTCTCTAAAGTGGAGGGCCATTTGAAGATCCAAGTGGTCGTCAACAAGAGTTATATCGGCACTCATGCCTCCCACCTCTCTCTCTTCATAAAAAGGTAGATAGGGTTTCGTTTGAGTGCTGATGTCGGCGGTTCCCCTTGTCTCCGGGTTCCTTCCTGCCAACAAGGTGGGGGACCACTGATTGGGGTTGGCCTTTTTTGGGTTGCCCTAATAACTTTGGCTAGGGCTTGCAATGACGAGGCGATA from Triticum aestivum cultivar Chinese Spring chromosome 4A, IWGSC CS RefSeq v2.1, whole genome shotgun sequence harbors:
- the LOC123081564 gene encoding uncharacterized protein, yielding MRSLPLPLPLLGAVLIVAATLPEGAAAKWTAVNPNVVVVQQVGRFAVIVYDLAHSAGLTYVGVARGETEEAVGGGTIYRLVVAAAKADGSRAQYECLVWGVPGSSLSTWKLRRFRKIAIA